The Anthonomus grandis grandis unplaced genomic scaffold, icAntGran1.3 ctg00000498.1, whole genome shotgun sequence genome has a window encoding:
- the LOC126749672 gene encoding uncharacterized protein LOC126749672, which yields MASSKGNLEEKDLRIKAWLEDKKKLSLLLEEAKNRPTKTLLINLYLKSKESANVEELEAETENVMSVTFPRTGSLEQRIKDIQKQCLNQLGDLLTPELVNKLN from the exons atggCGTCATCTAAAGGAAAC CTGGAAGAAAAAGATCTGAGAATCAAGGCGTGGCTTGAAGATAAAAAGAAACTTTCGCTACTGCTGGAAGAAGCGAAAAACCGCCCCACCAAGACCCTtcttataaatttatatctGAAAAGTAAGGAATCGGCCAACGTGGAAGAACTGGAAGCAGAAACCGAGAATGTCATGTCAGTAACCTTTCCTCGCACCGGTTCCTTGGAACAACGGATCAAAGATATCCAGAAACAGTGTCTGAACCAACTGGGTGACTTGTTAACTCCCgaattagttaataaattaaattag